One Calditrichia bacterium DNA window includes the following coding sequences:
- the purD gene encoding phosphoribosylamine--glycine ligase, with protein sequence MRILVIGGGAREHAICWKIRQNPDVEKIYCVPGNGGIAEIAECPPVSAADFRQLGRFVWENSIDFTIVGPEQPLVDGIVDYFQAHDYPVFGPNKAASQLEGSKIFTKRLLAKYDIPTAEYREFDIVADALAYLNSLPEQPIVVKADGLAAGKGAIVCPDLAAAKTAIDEMMTQRVFADAGSRVVIEEFMTGEECSIFVITDGKDYVTLTPAQDFKRALDGDKGKNTGGMGSYAPTPFLTEALKKQAVERVVEPTLDALRREGIDYTGVLYCGLMLTKDGPKVVEFNCRFGDPETQVVLPLLKTDLLEIMQAVTRKELGKLDVELHDRHAACVVLASGGYPDAYEKGKIITGLDQLDSDVMAFHAGTALDGGNLLTNGGRVLGITATGNSLAEAIETAYRGVDKVHFEGMHFRTDIAKRAL encoded by the coding sequence ATGAGAATTTTAGTGATTGGCGGCGGCGCGCGGGAACACGCCATTTGCTGGAAAATCCGGCAAAATCCCGATGTTGAGAAAATTTATTGCGTACCCGGTAACGGCGGCATCGCGGAAATTGCCGAATGCCCGCCGGTTTCCGCAGCGGACTTCCGGCAGTTGGGGCGATTTGTCTGGGAAAACAGCATCGATTTTACGATAGTGGGACCGGAGCAACCGCTGGTAGATGGCATTGTGGATTATTTTCAGGCCCACGATTATCCCGTTTTTGGCCCAAATAAAGCGGCATCGCAATTGGAAGGCAGCAAAATTTTTACCAAACGACTGCTGGCGAAATACGATATTCCCACCGCCGAATACCGCGAATTTGACATTGTGGCAGATGCGCTGGCATATTTGAACAGCTTGCCGGAGCAGCCCATCGTCGTGAAAGCCGATGGTTTGGCTGCCGGGAAAGGCGCCATCGTTTGTCCGGATTTGGCGGCTGCCAAAACCGCCATCGACGAAATGATGACCCAACGCGTGTTCGCGGATGCCGGTTCGCGGGTGGTCATCGAAGAATTTATGACCGGCGAAGAATGCAGTATTTTCGTGATCACCGACGGCAAAGATTACGTAACACTCACACCCGCACAGGATTTTAAACGCGCACTGGACGGCGACAAAGGCAAAAATACCGGTGGAATGGGCAGTTACGCACCAACGCCATTTTTGACGGAAGCACTGAAAAAACAGGCAGTTGAGCGCGTTGTCGAACCGACACTGGATGCACTCCGCCGCGAAGGCATCGATTACACAGGTGTGCTCTATTGCGGTCTGATGCTCACCAAAGACGGCCCGAAAGTGGTGGAATTCAACTGCCGCTTTGGCGATCCGGAAACGCAGGTAGTGCTGCCGCTGCTCAAAACCGATCTGTTGGAAATTATGCAAGCGGTCACTCGGAAAGAGTTGGGCAAGCTGGATGTTGAATTGCACGATCGCCACGCTGCATGCGTTGTTCTCGCATCCGGCGGTTACCCGGATGCGTACGAAAAAGGCAAAATCATCACCGGATTGGATCAACTGGACAGCGATGTAATGGCGTTTCATGCCGGAACAGCACTGGACGGCGGCAACCTGCTCACTAACGGCGGGCGGGTGTTGGGCATCACTGCCACCGGAAATTCGCTGGCGGAAGCGATTGAAACTGCCTATCGCGGCGTGGATAAAGTGCATTTCGAGGGCATGCATTTCCGGACGGACATCGCCAAACGCGCGTTGTAA
- a CDS encoding DUF3808 domain-containing protein, with protein sequence MENRNQRMNVLYMLRKTVIWLAILGFAATGVAQADSPVTLQLDSLLRTGKEQIYRLDFRDAERTFRFTQRQFPEQPHGYIFEAYISALVYSMDQSNDSLAEALNRQVSKALDVAEAFKDRNDKNPEAYFYLALGNGIDALYHVINRSFIKGYWSGRKTKSNLEKATQLDPQYYDAYFGLGLFHYYADLLPGMLKLIAGVLGFDGDRVLGRNEVYMAASRGTFFRIEGEFMYYSIGYFLEGEKSRSIRALKQLYRKYPTNMALGLIIAYHYRRSGYMEKCIEYCKQFDDQYSDYLPQLTNVRYYNIGVANYDLNRFEKADSLFKALENLPTRKSRYYRAAMNYYRGHIADLRFDRETAEAYYSKIPNEQQESYWFMNAEMHRRFPMDSLQYRFFVAENMLNSRQFDKSIAASEALKRDIDSGQRSTNPFLQQLVDNLLARQYHYRRKMDEAGKLFASIYKNLDNVDDKYQQSWLLIHYGRYLRDAKQYDRAIDIFGQAGSLDDDFTKIICEREKFVTKRQQQNQSTEDDEEE encoded by the coding sequence ATGGAAAATCGTAATCAACGGATGAATGTTCTGTATATGTTACGCAAAACTGTTATTTGGCTGGCAATTTTGGGATTCGCTGCAACGGGTGTCGCGCAGGCGGATAGCCCGGTAACCCTTCAATTGGACAGCCTGCTGCGCACCGGAAAAGAGCAAATCTACCGGCTCGATTTCCGCGATGCGGAGCGCACATTTCGCTTCACGCAGCGGCAGTTTCCCGAACAACCGCATGGCTATATTTTTGAAGCGTATATTTCCGCGCTGGTGTATTCGATGGATCAAAGCAACGATTCGCTGGCGGAAGCGCTCAACCGGCAGGTCAGCAAAGCGCTGGATGTCGCCGAGGCATTCAAAGATCGCAATGATAAAAATCCCGAAGCGTATTTTTATCTCGCGCTGGGCAACGGCATCGATGCGCTGTATCATGTGATCAACCGCAGTTTTATCAAAGGTTATTGGAGCGGGCGCAAAACCAAATCCAATCTCGAAAAAGCCACCCAACTCGATCCCCAATATTACGATGCCTATTTCGGGCTCGGGCTGTTCCATTATTATGCAGATTTGTTGCCGGGAATGCTCAAACTGATCGCCGGAGTGCTCGGATTTGACGGCGATCGCGTGCTCGGGCGAAACGAGGTGTACATGGCGGCATCGCGCGGCACGTTTTTCCGGATCGAGGGCGAGTTCATGTATTACTCGATCGGCTATTTTCTGGAGGGCGAAAAAAGCCGTTCCATCCGTGCGCTGAAACAATTGTATCGAAAATATCCCACCAATATGGCGTTGGGGCTGATTATTGCGTATCACTATCGCCGCAGCGGATACATGGAAAAATGCATCGAATATTGCAAACAATTTGACGATCAATACAGCGATTATCTGCCGCAACTCACCAACGTTCGCTATTACAATATTGGCGTTGCCAATTACGATTTGAACCGTTTCGAGAAAGCGGATTCGCTGTTCAAAGCGCTGGAAAATTTGCCCACCCGGAAATCGCGCTACTATCGCGCGGCGATGAATTATTATCGCGGGCACATCGCAGATTTACGGTTCGATCGCGAAACGGCGGAAGCCTATTATTCGAAAATTCCAAACGAACAGCAGGAAAGCTACTGGTTTATGAATGCGGAAATGCATCGCAGATTCCCGATGGATTCGCTGCAATACCGTTTTTTTGTCGCGGAAAATATGCTGAACAGCCGCCAGTTTGATAAAAGCATCGCCGCAAGTGAGGCGCTCAAACGCGATATCGACAGCGGGCAGCGCAGCACCAATCCATTTTTGCAACAATTGGTTGATAATTTGCTGGCACGGCAGTATCATTACCGGCGAAAGATGGACGAGGCTGGAAAATTGTTTGCGTCAATCTACAAAAATCTGGACAATGTGGATGACAAATATCAGCAAAGCTGGCTGCTCATCCATTACGGGCGATATTTGCGCGATGCCAAACAGTACGATCGCGCCATCGACATCTTTGGACAGGCGGGTAGCCTGGATGACGATTTCACGAAAATTATCTGTGAACGCGAAAAATTTGTGACCAAACGACAACAACAAAATCAATCCACCGAAGACGACGAAGAAGAGTGA
- a CDS encoding ion transporter, producing the protein MKKKLIAPKPKPELYPKENSPGWKIRLHEVIFEADTPAGKWFDLALILAILLSVVVVLLDSVKSVRVEHGELLRNAEWFFTILFTIEYVLRLICVGRPLAYAKSFYGIIDLLAIIPTYLSVIFPGTHFLLVIRLLRILRVFRVLKLVQYMSAATELGAALKASRRKIAVFLYVVMIVVVIVGSLMYLIEGEAAGFTSIPRSIYWAVVTLTTVGYGDIAPQTPLGQFLAVIVMILGYGIIAVPTGIVTSELAHLPRQHEISTQSCPVCSAEGHDADADFCKFCGGKL; encoded by the coding sequence ATGAAAAAGAAACTGATTGCACCAAAACCAAAACCTGAACTTTATCCAAAAGAAAACAGTCCCGGCTGGAAAATCCGGCTTCATGAAGTCATCTTCGAAGCGGATACACCTGCAGGAAAGTGGTTTGATCTCGCATTAATACTCGCCATTTTGCTGAGCGTCGTGGTTGTGTTACTGGATAGTGTGAAAAGCGTTCGGGTTGAACACGGCGAGTTGCTGCGCAATGCCGAATGGTTTTTTACGATTTTATTCACGATCGAGTATGTGTTGCGACTCATTTGTGTGGGTCGGCCGTTAGCATATGCCAAAAGTTTTTACGGCATCATCGATTTATTGGCGATTATTCCCACCTATCTCAGCGTTATTTTTCCTGGCACCCATTTTTTACTGGTGATCCGATTGCTGCGAATTTTGCGGGTTTTCCGGGTGTTGAAACTGGTTCAGTATATGTCCGCAGCAACAGAATTGGGTGCTGCGCTCAAAGCCAGCCGCCGGAAAATCGCTGTTTTTCTATACGTAGTGATGATTGTTGTTGTCATCGTCGGTTCGCTGATGTATCTCATCGAGGGTGAGGCGGCGGGATTCACCAGTATTCCACGGAGTATTTATTGGGCGGTGGTGACGCTAACGACCGTCGGATATGGCGATATTGCGCCACAAACGCCACTCGGGCAATTCCTCGCGGTGATTGTGATGATTCTCGGCTACGGCATTATCGCGGTACCAACGGGGATTGTAACCTCTGAGCTTGCGCATTTGCCGCGTCAGCACGAAATTTCCACCCAGAGTTGTCCGGTGTGCAGCGCCGAAGGGCACGATGCGGATGCAGATTTTTGTAAATTTTGTGGCGGAAAATTATAA
- a CDS encoding SDR family NAD(P)-dependent oxidoreductase, whose protein sequence is MKNRVVVITGGNGGLGKAVVQRFWNTGAKIIAPVTSEKSAAELIAFLGSEERLQTIEADLTDSASVKSLFSQIDEEYGRCDVLVHLVGGFWMGGDIDETPFSQFEKMIRLNLFTAFLCARSAFGMMKDARSGKIFTVAARAALELPAGMAAYTTSKAALLAFTESLAKEGAPYGVQSNTILPGVIDTPANRKSMPEANFDNWVTPEQIAEVILAMAQPGITEVTGSSVKVYGKS, encoded by the coding sequence ATGAAAAATAGAGTAGTTGTCATCACCGGTGGAAACGGCGGGCTGGGAAAAGCCGTTGTCCAACGATTTTGGAATACGGGGGCGAAAATTATCGCGCCGGTAACTTCCGAAAAAAGCGCGGCGGAGTTGATCGCGTTTTTGGGCAGTGAAGAACGTTTGCAAACGATCGAAGCCGATCTCACAGATTCCGCTTCGGTGAAATCGCTGTTCTCCCAAATCGACGAAGAATATGGGCGCTGCGATGTGCTGGTGCATCTCGTCGGCGGATTTTGGATGGGCGGCGACATCGACGAAACACCGTTTTCCCAATTTGAGAAGATGATCCGGTTGAATTTGTTCACCGCATTTTTGTGCGCCCGTTCCGCATTCGGGATGATGAAAGACGCCCGTTCCGGCAAAATTTTTACCGTTGCGGCGCGTGCGGCGCTGGAATTGCCAGCCGGAATGGCGGCATACACCACCAGCAAAGCGGCGTTACTGGCGTTCACTGAATCGCTGGCGAAGGAAGGCGCGCCATACGGCGTTCAATCCAACACTATTTTGCCGGGTGTTATCGACACACCGGCGAATCGCAAATCCATGCCCGAAGCAAATTTTGATAATTGGGTGACGCCGGAGCAAATCGCCGAAGTCATTCTTGCCATGGCCCAACCGGGCATTACCGAGGTAACCGGTTCGTCGGTAAAGGTTTATGGAAAATCGTAA
- a CDS encoding GDP-mannose 4,6-dehydratase, with amino-acid sequence MKILITGGAGFIASNIADRFLELGYEVVIVDNMITGQRENIPAAATFYEMDICDPGIKNVFESEKPDLVCHHAAQMDVRKSVADPAYDASVNILGTINLLQNCVKFGVKKFNFASTGGAIYGEQEYFPADEKHVNQPLSPYGITKLACEKYLFFYKETHGLDYTILRYANIYGPRQNPHGEAGVVAIFSQRMLRGEQPFVNGDGTQTRDYVFVGDVVKANELALTNGTGKIYNVGTGIETDVNTLFDTIAAQMDHKVERKHREGQPGEQLRSVLDASLINKELGWSPTVNLEEGLRRTVEFFRKKK; translated from the coding sequence ATGAAAATTCTCATTACCGGCGGCGCCGGATTTATCGCTTCGAACATTGCGGATCGTTTTCTGGAATTGGGATACGAAGTGGTCATTGTTGACAATATGATTACCGGGCAGCGCGAAAATATTCCTGCCGCAGCCACATTTTATGAAATGGACATCTGCGATCCGGGGATCAAAAACGTGTTCGAAAGCGAAAAACCGGATCTCGTTTGCCATCACGCGGCGCAAATGGATGTTCGCAAATCGGTTGCCGATCCGGCATACGATGCAAGCGTGAACATTCTCGGCACTATCAATTTGTTGCAAAACTGTGTGAAATTTGGTGTGAAAAAATTCAATTTTGCATCCACCGGCGGTGCCATTTACGGCGAACAGGAATATTTCCCCGCGGATGAAAAACATGTGAATCAGCCGCTTTCGCCATACGGCATTACCAAGCTGGCTTGCGAAAAATACCTCTTTTTTTACAAAGAAACCCACGGGTTGGATTACACAATCCTGCGTTATGCTAATATTTACGGTCCGCGTCAAAACCCGCACGGCGAGGCTGGCGTTGTGGCAATTTTCAGCCAGCGGATGCTCCGTGGCGAACAGCCGTTTGTAAATGGCGATGGTACCCAAACGCGCGATTACGTGTTTGTCGGTGACGTGGTGAAAGCCAACGAACTGGCGCTTACCAACGGTACCGGCAAAATTTACAACGTTGGTACGGGCATCGAAACGGATGTGAATACCTTGTTCGATACCATCGCTGCACAAATGGATCACAAAGTGGAACGCAAACACCGCGAAGGTCAGCCCGGAGAGCAGTTGCGCAGCGTGCTGGATGCTTCGTTGATAAATAAAGAACTTGGTTGGTCACCCACCGTCAATTTGGAGGAAGGGTTGCGCCGTACCGTCGAGTTTTTCAGGAAGAAAAAATAG
- the uvrB gene encoding excinuclease ABC subunit UvrB — MGMFKLHSKYKPMGDQPEAIRQLVNGVNRGEQFQTLLGVTGSGKTFTMANIIAQTDRPTLIFSHNKTLAAQLYGEFKQYFPENAVEFFISYYDYYQPEAYVPTTDTYIAKDSSRNEEIDRLRLKTTASLMSRRDVIIIASVSCIYGIGSPDDYGNMMVLLKKGEEIARQEIFGKLVDIQYTRNDMSRERGTFRVKGDVIEIYPAYEKYAVRLDTFGDEIEAINYIDVTTGEVLDEVDQVLIFPASHFVTTEEKMKIAIERIREELAEQLELFRKQNKLLEAQRIEQRTNFDIEMMQEIGFCNGIENYSRHITGRNAGDPGFTLLDFFPDDFLMFVDESHQTLPQIRGMYFGDRSRKETLVDYGFRLPSALDNRPLKFDEFMQHINQIIFVSATPAALEIELSKGEVVEQVIRPTGLIDPEIEVRPTKGQIDDLIEEIRVRIEKGERVLVLTLTKRMSEDLTDYLKGMGIKVQYIHSEIDALERVDLLRNLRLAEHDVLVGINLLREGLDLPEVSLVAILDADKEGFLRSEVSLLQIAGRAARNSNGLVIMYADKITKAMKTTIDETARRREKQVEYNTEHGVTPTTVYKTVDEIMQATAVADVRGRYKTKGETNNFEMPDEFSALELIDRLEKEMKTAAASLEFEKAAQIRDEILKLKGKIGK, encoded by the coding sequence ATGGGCATGTTCAAACTGCATTCCAAATACAAGCCGATGGGCGATCAGCCGGAAGCAATCCGGCAGTTGGTGAACGGGGTTAACCGGGGCGAACAATTCCAGACGTTGTTGGGTGTAACCGGCAGCGGAAAAACCTTCACGATGGCCAATATCATCGCCCAAACCGATCGCCCGACGCTCATTTTTTCGCACAACAAAACTCTTGCCGCGCAGCTTTACGGGGAATTCAAACAATATTTCCCGGAAAACGCGGTCGAATTTTTTATTAGCTATTACGATTATTACCAGCCGGAAGCATATGTGCCCACCACCGATACCTACATCGCCAAAGACAGCTCGCGCAACGAAGAAATCGACCGGCTGCGGCTAAAAACCACCGCTTCGCTGATGTCCCGGCGGGATGTAATTATCATTGCCAGCGTGTCCTGCATTTACGGCATCGGCTCGCCGGATGACTACGGCAACATGATGGTGTTGCTCAAAAAAGGGGAAGAAATTGCCAGGCAGGAAATTTTTGGCAAACTGGTGGATATCCAGTACACCCGAAACGATATGAGCCGGGAACGCGGCACCTTTCGCGTAAAAGGCGATGTGATTGAAATTTATCCCGCATACGAAAAATACGCCGTTCGGCTGGATACATTTGGCGATGAAATTGAGGCGATCAACTACATCGATGTAACGACCGGCGAAGTGCTGGACGAAGTGGATCAGGTGCTCATTTTCCCGGCGAGCCACTTTGTTACTACCGAAGAAAAAATGAAAATCGCCATCGAACGCATTCGCGAAGAATTGGCCGAACAGCTGGAATTGTTCCGCAAACAGAACAAATTGCTGGAAGCGCAGCGGATAGAGCAGCGCACCAATTTCGATATCGAAATGATGCAGGAAATCGGTTTCTGCAACGGTATCGAAAATTATTCCCGGCACATTACCGGACGCAACGCGGGCGATCCCGGATTCACGCTGCTGGATTTTTTCCCGGACGATTTTTTGATGTTCGTGGATGAATCACACCAAACCCTGCCGCAAATTCGCGGTATGTATTTTGGCGATCGCTCCCGCAAAGAAACGTTGGTGGACTACGGTTTCCGGCTGCCCAGTGCGCTGGACAACCGCCCGCTGAAATTCGATGAATTTATGCAGCACATCAACCAGATTATTTTTGTTTCGGCAACGCCGGCGGCGTTGGAAATTGAGCTGAGCAAAGGCGAGGTGGTCGAGCAGGTGATTCGCCCGACCGGATTGATCGATCCGGAAATCGAAGTTCGCCCGACCAAAGGGCAAATTGACGATCTCATCGAGGAAATCCGGGTGCGCATCGAAAAAGGCGAACGCGTGCTGGTACTCACGCTCACCAAACGCATGAGCGAGGATCTCACGGATTATCTCAAAGGAATGGGCATCAAAGTGCAATACATCCACTCCGAAATTGATGCGCTGGAACGGGTAGATTTGCTCCGCAATTTGCGACTGGCGGAACACGATGTGCTCGTTGGCATTAACCTTCTGCGGGAAGGGCTGGATCTGCCGGAAGTATCGCTGGTGGCGATTTTGGATGCGGATAAAGAGGGATTTTTGCGATCGGAAGTATCGCTGCTGCAGATTGCCGGACGCGCCGCACGGAACTCGAACGGATTGGTGATCATGTACGCCGATAAAATCACCAAAGCGATGAAAACGACCATCGACGAAACCGCACGCCGCCGCGAAAAACAGGTCGAATACAATACTGAGCACGGCGTAACACCAACCACGGTTTACAAAACAGTGGACGAAATTATGCAAGCCACAGCCGTTGCGGATGTGCGCGGACGGTACAAAACCAAAGGCGAAACGAACAATTTCGAAATGCCGGACGAATTTTCTGCACTGGAGCTGATCGACCGGTTGGAAAAAGAAATGAAAACCGCGGCTGCCAGCCTGGAATTTGAAAAAGCAGCCCAAATTCGCGATGAGATTTTAAAACTCAAAGGAAAGATAGGTAAATGA